ATTGCGAGACGAACTGAAGCAGACGATTGCCACACTGAACCATCGGGCACGCCTGCCCATTCTCTTGGAAGAGTCCCATCGCCTGACGGAAGGCCCCCTGCGACTTAACAGTACCCTGATCCGCAAAATGCGTCTGAGCCTGCTGCTGGTTGCTGATGTCACCGCGATCGCCCAGATTCCAGGAACACCTCCCCAACTGATTCCCAGTCCCAAGGTTTGTGTGGAGGTCGGCTATGCCTTGGAAAGTAAACGACCGGAACAAATTTTATTACTACACCAAGAGCGGGCAGAAATGCCAGGGCAATTTCCCTTTGATTTGCCTAGCCCGAACCGCTTCAGCTTTCAGACCCAGGCAGACTTACACAAAGCCTTACCCCAGATGATTTCCACCCAGCTGCGGCGATATCATCTCTTCATTGATGCGTGACCCGTGAAGATTTTTTGATGGGTTAAAAACCCTCAAAAAATCACTTCAATTCAAGCCCTTGAGCCATCAACGAGTGGCTGACAAAGTCTTAGTTTTTGGGAACAGCAGAGACACCGTAGTAATCGGGTTCATGGCCGGGTCGCCATTTAATATTGCAGCCAATACTAGGGCGTTGCTCTAAGGGCAGGGGCTGGTGGGCGAGAACTGCATCAATGGCCGTTCGTAGATCTCGACCATCCACTGGCAGATTGTTGCCCGGACGGCTATCATCTAATTGCCCCCGATAGACCAACTGGAACTTACTATCAAACAAAAAGTAATCAGGGGTACAGGCGGCACTGTAAGCCTTGGCGGTTGACTGATCCTCATCGAAGCAATAGGGGAAGGTGAACCCCAGCCGCTCAGCCATTGCCTTCAGGTATTCCGGGCTATCTTGGGGATGGGTCTCAATACTGTTGGAGCTAATGGCTACAATTCCCAGGGGTTGATGCTGATAATCCTGACCGATGCGCGCTAACTCTTGCTCCACATGCTTGACGAAGGGGCAGTGCTCACAAATAAACATCACCAAGAGTGCTTGTTTGCCTGCGAAGGTAGTCAGGGAAATAGTTTGCCCGGAAACAACATCGGGTAACTGAAAATCTGGAGCCGGGGTGCCCAGCTCTAACATCATTGAGGCAGTACGTGCCATTGTCTGAAGATCCTCCTAATCTGAGTCGTAGCCAGGAAAGGCTTGAGATATCGTGCTGGTCAGGCAGCTTAGATCATTCTCGGGGCTGACGCAAGGGACATTTGAACCGATGGGTACTTGGGTTGTGCCACCAATTACTTTGACTGCATTTCCAGCTTAATTTGATCCATCGTTCTTTAAGACCCTTTATCCATCAACTCAAGAATAACGGAGTTCTAGTTGTAGTAGCGAACGGAGTGTAGATAGTGATCCAGCGCTTGATCGGGGCTACCGATAAACTCAATTTGTCCCTTATTTAACCAGACTACACGTTCACAGGACTGGCGGATAAAGTCGAGATCGTGGGAAACCACCAAGACCGTCGCATGGGCTTCCCAAAATTTCTCAATCCGCTGTTTACACTTACTTTTAAAGCTTTCATCGCCAACGGAAAGGACTTCATCCAAAATTAGAATGTCCGGCTGTACATCTGTGGCGATCGCAAACCCGAGCCGCGCCACCATCCCCGAAGAAAGTGCTTTCACTGGTACGAGAGCATAGTCTTCTAGTTCAGAAAATTCTAAAATTGACCGCGATCGCCGGAGCATTTCAGACCGGGAGAACCCCAGCAGCACGCCATTAAAAATAATGTTGTTGTTCACCGACATCTCTGGATCAAAGCCAGCCCCCAGCTCAATCAGGGGGGCGATTTTACCCAATACCTGAACATTACCTGTGGTCGGCCGGAGAATGCCACAGATGATCTTGAGGAGGGTAGACTTCCCGGAACCATTAGAGCCGACGATGCCGATTTTCTCGCCGGTCTTGACCGTCAACTCGACCCGATCCAAGATTAATTTTCTTGCTGGTTTCCGGTACTTGCCCTCCAAAAACGACAGCACGGTTTTTTTAGGTCATAGGTGTACTCCTCTTGGGTTCGTCGCCACAAAGAAACCTGATTGAGCCGAATCACTTCCATCTAAAGCAAATCCATAAACTGCGATCGCGACCGACTGAAGCAAAGCCATCCCAACCCCAAAATCAAGAGACTGCTCAATAATGCCTTTCCGATCAAAATCAGATCAGGGGCAGTTCCCACCACAGCAATCTGACGCAAGCTCTCAATAATGGAAGCCAATGGATTCAGTCCTAATAACTTTTTCACATTGCCCTGCACAATATTTGCCGGATAGAAAACGGCACTGCTCATCAAGATCACAAGGAGAATTAATTCATAGAAGTAGGGCAAATCTCGAAAAAATACGTAGAGGGCGCTGACAAAGAAACTCACACCCATGGAAACAAAGATCAAGGCTAGCAGTGGCAGCGACAGGGCTAAGACATTCAAAATGCTCCCTGACTTGATCAGCGCCACCACCGCTAACAGGGGCAGCACCCCCACCACAAATTGAAAGATGTTAGCCCCCACCATCGAGACAGGAAAAATGCTGATCGGGATACTGATCTTGTTCAAGAGCCCCCCATTGCCGACAATGCTTGGCAGGGCTTGGGTTGTGGAAGCCGAGAAAAAACTTGATCACCACCAAGCCCGTAAAGACGGCAAGGACATAGTTGAGAACCGAGTCACCATAGTAAGACTTGAAGGCAGCCCCAAAAATGGCGGTATAAAGTCCCGTCATCAACAGGGGATTGAGCAATGACCAATACACCCCCAGCAAAGAGCCTCGATAGCGAACTTTCAGTTGCCGCGCGATCAAAACCTGGAGTAACTCCCAATAGCGCTGTGCTTGTGCCCAATTTTTCTCGGATTTCAGCGAAAGTATCATAGTGAACGGAAGGCAGGGGGCAAGGTAAACAAAGGCTAAGAGATTGAAGATGGGGTCTCATCAGTTCCTGGATGGATGGCTCCGATGAGTAAGCCAGGTTTGGTCTCGGAGGGCGGTAAAGGGTATGGGAATAGTCAGGCAAAAGGTTTGAAGCGTGGTGCTCACGGTCACTCACTCCCACGGCACGTAGATTCAAGGCTGGCCGTGCAATGTTGTGCCAGTGCCCACAGTTTATCAGTCGAGAGTCCCCGGGCGATCGCCTCCGAGAGGGTCTGGGTGACCTCTGAAAGCACTGCTTCCGAGGAGAGTTGACCCGCAACAGCCACAATTTTGGGATGGGCGGTGGCGACAATTTTCTCGGTTGCCCCCACTAAAGACTCATGGAGTTTCTCACCGGGGCGCATTCCCGTGACCTGGATGGGAATATCCAAATCGGGGGTAAATCCTGCTAGTTGAATCATCTGATGGGCCAGTTCATAGATGTTCACAGGCTCTCCCATATCTAAAATCAAGGTCTGTCCAGACTGCCCCACCGCCAGACTTTGAATCACGAGTTGCGAGGCTTCTGGTGTGGTCATAAAGTAGCGGGTCATCCCTCGATCCGTCACGGTCACAGGCCCCCCCCTGGCAATTTGCTGCTCAAAGATCGGGACAACACTGCCGCGACTGCCAAGAACATTGCCAAACCGCACAATTAAGTAGCGAGTTTGACTTTTGGTAGCATACGCTTTCACCATCAGTTCTGCCAAGCGCTTACTCAAACCCATAAAACTGGTGGGGTCAATGGCTTTATCCGTGGAAATCATCACAAAGGTTTGGACGCCGCAGGCTGCCGCTAATTGGGCGAGATGGGCGGATGCCAAACTATTATTCTCAATTGCCTCCGTGGGGTTGCGCTGCATCAGGGGCACGTGCTTGTGAGCCGCAGCATGAAAAACAATATCAGGCTGCCAGACTTTGAAGATGTCTTGCATTCGCTGGCTGTGGCGAATATCGGCAATGATGGGCGTGGTCATCACCGTCGGGAAGTCTCGCCCCAACTCCTGCTGGATATTGAAAATACTATTCTCCCCTCGCCCCAACAACAACAACTGTTTAGGATCGAGGCGAACCAATTGGCGACAGATCTCGGAGCCAATGCTGCCCCCGGCTCCGGTGACTAGAATTGTGCGTTGATAGACTTGAGCCTTGGCGGAGGGGAAGTGAGGGGTAAAGGCAAGCGCCGGATCTAACTGAATTTCCGGACGTCCTAGAATATCTTGGATTTTGATTTCTCGAGCCTGGGGAATCAGCCGTTGACTCCCCAGAATTTCTGCTTGTCCCGGCAAGACCTTCAGTTTTAGCCCAGTACCTCGGGAGAGATTGACAATTTTGCGAATTTTGTCGGCACTGGCGGAGGGCATAGAAATCAACACTTGCTCGACCTTCAGGCGCTGGGCGATCGCAACCAGCTGCTGGGTTTGTCCCAACACGGGCTTCCCTTCGACTTTGCGACCCACCTTGGTGGCATCATCGTCAACAAATCCCACCACTTCCAGATGAAGTTGGGGGTTCTGCTGCACTTCTTTCACAATTTGAGCCCCTGCGAGACCCGCTCCGACTAAGAGCACCCGATGGCGTTCTCCTCCTGAGGCGCTCGATAGCTGTTCCAGTTGTTGTCGGCGAGACGACCCGCGACGGACATAGCGCAGGGTCACCA
The Neosynechococcus sphagnicola sy1 DNA segment above includes these coding regions:
- a CDS encoding thioredoxin family protein gives rise to the protein MARTASMMLELGTPAPDFQLPDVVSGQTISLTTFAGKQALLVMFICEHCPFVKHVEQELARIGQDYQHQPLGIVAISSNSIETHPQDSPEYLKAMAERLGFTFPYCFDEDQSTAKAYSAACTPDYFLFDSKFQLVYRGQLDDSRPGNNLPVDGRDLRTAIDAVLAHQPLPLEQRPSIGCNIKWRPGHEPDYYGVSAVPKN
- a CDS encoding ABC transporter ATP-binding protein, yielding MLSFLEGKYRKPARKLILDRVELTVKTGEKIGIVGSNGSGKSTLLKIICGILRPTTGNVQVLGKIAPLIELGAGFDPEMSVNNNIIFNGVLLGFSRSEMLRRSRSILEFSELEDYALVPVKALSSGMVARLGFAIATDVQPDILILDEVLSVGDESFKSKCKQRIEKFWEAHATVLVVSHDLDFIRQSCERVVWLNKGQIEFIGSPDQALDHYLHSVRYYN
- a CDS encoding ABC transporter permease, translated to MILSLKSEKNWAQAQRYWELLQVLIARQLKVRYRGSLLGVYWSLLNPLLMTGLYTAIFGAAFKSYYGDSVLNYVLAVFTGLVVIKFFLGFHNPSPAKHCRQWGALEQDQYPDQHFSCLDGGG
- a CDS encoding polysaccharide biosynthesis protein; protein product: MTKPAIPPFVYRLGQLSLDGLVAWFACSAAFWLRFEGVTPPTHDILALLLPLIAVPGRLLLQSRLGLYQQVWRLFDFKDAISLLQAVSLYSLAQLVVTRGVLPAVSTTLGIPLSVAVIDWSLCFLGMVTLRYVRRGSSRRQQLEQLSSASGGERHRVLLVGAGLAGAQIVKEVQQNPQLHLEVVGFVDDDATKVGRKVEGKPVLGQTQQLVAIAQRLKVEQVLISMPSASADKIRKIVNLSRGTGLKLKVLPGQAEILGSQRLIPQAREIKIQDILGRPEIQLDPALAFTPHFPSAKAQVYQRTILVTGAGGSIGSEICRQLVRLDPKQLLLLGRGENSIFNIQQELGRDFPTVMTTPIIADIRHSQRMQDIFKVWQPDIVFHAAAHKHVPLMQRNPTEAIENNSLASAHLAQLAAACGVQTFVMISTDKAIDPTSFMGLSKRLAELMVKAYATKSQTRYLIVRFGNVLGSRGSVVPIFEQQIARGGPVTVTDRGMTRYFMTTPEASQLVIQSLAVGQSGQTLILDMGEPVNIYELAHQMIQLAGFTPDLDIPIQVTGMRPGEKLHESLVGATEKIVATAHPKIVAVAGQLSSEAVLSEVTQTLSEAIARGLSTDKLWALAQHCTASLESTCRGSE